A genomic region of Scomber japonicus isolate fScoJap1 chromosome 5, fScoJap1.pri, whole genome shotgun sequence contains the following coding sequences:
- the LOC128358540 gene encoding ras association domain-containing protein 8 isoform X3, translating into MELKVWVDGVQRVVCGVTEATTCQEVVIALAQAIGRTGRYTLVEKWRDTERHLAPHESPVASLNTWGQYAGDVQLILHRTGPSLTERPPSEGPPLRGPERGLHRQSLPPLAKLRHPNDRSLRRREPRRKSLTFTGAPRGLREILGGGRVGEAEAKRRLLGNSGNHHHAGAAIGSASPGLWACRMEDLVRLVGLQRETLNVLEKKLGAYEAELQAWAEGRGGRGLGCGGDPGGGGGLIDEILRLEKHLRKNEVEMEEEEFWATELQIEIESERQLEERLQELRGRLQDCELEIEEKLEMGIEAGLEEERLQRERQETQWVSEVEAQAQVHRVKTELKAQERQAVQLESSCRAVDRSLVQSSKKLQDMQHELEQLTKELRQVNLQQFIKQTGTKVTVLPAEPTEDESTSNTHGIDLVPLSGSLKRPVSLHPMSGHLRVLHSPLSSGLNPEGIYV; encoded by the exons ATGGAGCTCAAGGTCTGGGTGGATGGAGTCCAGAGGGTCGTCTGTGGGGTCACCGAGGCAACCACCTGCCAGGAAGTGGTGATTGCTCTGGCTCAGGCCATAG GTCGCACTGGGAGATACACTCTTGTAGAAAAATGGCGAGACACTGAGCGTCACCTAGCCCCTCATGAGAGCCCTGTTGCTTCTCTCAACACATGGGGCCAGTATGCTGGTGACGTCCAGCTGATCTTGCACCGCACAGGCCCTTCCTTGACTGAACGGCCCCCCTCAGAAGGACCTCCTCTCAGGGGCCCTGAACGTGGGCTGCATCGGCAGAGCCTCCCTCCCCTTGCAAAGCTTCGGCATCCCAATGATCGCTCCCTCCGCCGCCGCGAGCCGCGTCGCAAGTCTCTCACATTCACCGGTGCACCCAGAGGTCTCAGGGAGATACTGGGTGGAGGACGGGTTGGAGAGGCAGAAGCCAAACGAAGACTTCTGGGAAACAGTGGAAATCACCACCATGCAGGAGCAGCCATTGGGTCTGCATCCCCTGGCCTGTGGGCCTGTCGCATGGAGGATTTGGTTAGACTGGTCGGTCTACAGAGAGAGACTCTGAATGTCCTGGAGAAGAAGCTGGGAGCTTATGAGGCTGAGCTCCAGGCCTGGGCCGAGGGGCGAGGAGGGCGAGGCTTAGGGTGCGGTGGGGAcccaggtggaggtggagggctGATAGACGAGATACTGAGGCTGGAGAAGCACCTCAGGAAGAACGaggtggagatggaggaggaggagttttgggccactgagctgcagattgagatagagagtgagagacagctGGAGGAAAGGCTGCAGGAGCTACGTGGTCGTCTGCAGGACTGTGAGCTAGAGATTGAAGAGAAGCTGGAAATG GGTATAGAGGCAGGTCTGGAAGAAGAGCGGCTGCAAAGGGAGCGACAGGAGACACAGTGGGTCAGTGAGGTAGAGGCTCAGGCTCAGGTCCACAGGGTCAAAACTGAGCTTAAAGCCCAGGAGAGACAGGCTGTCCAGCTGGAGAGCAGCTGTAGAGCTGTGGACCGGTCACTAGTACAAAGCAGCAAGAAACTACAG GACATGCAGCATGAGCTGGAGCAGCTGACCAAGGAGTTGAGGCAAGTTAACCTGCAGCAGTTTATCAAGCAAACCGGCACCAAAGTCACAGTGCTGCCAGCTGAACCCACTGAGGATGAAAGCACCAGCAATACTCATGGTATAG aTTTAGTTCCCCTGTCTGGCTCACTGAAGCGTCCCGTGTCCTTGCACCCTATGTCCGGTCACCTTCGGGTCCTCCACAGCCCTCTCAGCTCTGGCCTGAACCCAGAGGGGATCTACGTTTGA
- the LOC128358540 gene encoding ras association domain-containing protein 8 isoform X2: MELKVWVDGVQRVVCGVTEATTCQEVVIALAQAIGRTGRYTLVEKWRDTERHLAPHESPVASLNTWGQYAGDVQLILHRTGPSLTERPPSEGPPLRGPERGLHRQSLPPLAKLRHPNDRSLRRREPRRKSLTFTGAPRGLREILGGGRVGEAEAKRRLLGNSGNHHHAGAAIGSASPGLWACRMEDLVRLVGLQRETLNVLEKKLGAYEAELQAWAEGRGGRGLGCGGDPGGGGGLIDEILRLEKHLRKNEVEMEEEEFWATELQIEIESERQLEERLQELRGRLQDCELEIEEKLEMVQGIEAGLEEERLQRERQETQWVSEVEAQAQVHRVKTELKAQERQAVQLESSCRAVDRSLVQSSKKLQDMQHELEQLTKELRQVNLQQFIKQTGTKVTVLPAEPTEDESTSNTHDLVPLSGSLKRPVSLHPMSGHLRVLHSPLSSGLNPEGIYV, from the exons ATGGAGCTCAAGGTCTGGGTGGATGGAGTCCAGAGGGTCGTCTGTGGGGTCACCGAGGCAACCACCTGCCAGGAAGTGGTGATTGCTCTGGCTCAGGCCATAG GTCGCACTGGGAGATACACTCTTGTAGAAAAATGGCGAGACACTGAGCGTCACCTAGCCCCTCATGAGAGCCCTGTTGCTTCTCTCAACACATGGGGCCAGTATGCTGGTGACGTCCAGCTGATCTTGCACCGCACAGGCCCTTCCTTGACTGAACGGCCCCCCTCAGAAGGACCTCCTCTCAGGGGCCCTGAACGTGGGCTGCATCGGCAGAGCCTCCCTCCCCTTGCAAAGCTTCGGCATCCCAATGATCGCTCCCTCCGCCGCCGCGAGCCGCGTCGCAAGTCTCTCACATTCACCGGTGCACCCAGAGGTCTCAGGGAGATACTGGGTGGAGGACGGGTTGGAGAGGCAGAAGCCAAACGAAGACTTCTGGGAAACAGTGGAAATCACCACCATGCAGGAGCAGCCATTGGGTCTGCATCCCCTGGCCTGTGGGCCTGTCGCATGGAGGATTTGGTTAGACTGGTCGGTCTACAGAGAGAGACTCTGAATGTCCTGGAGAAGAAGCTGGGAGCTTATGAGGCTGAGCTCCAGGCCTGGGCCGAGGGGCGAGGAGGGCGAGGCTTAGGGTGCGGTGGGGAcccaggtggaggtggagggctGATAGACGAGATACTGAGGCTGGAGAAGCACCTCAGGAAGAACGaggtggagatggaggaggaggagttttgggccactgagctgcagattgagatagagagtgagagacagctGGAGGAAAGGCTGCAGGAGCTACGTGGTCGTCTGCAGGACTGTGAGCTAGAGATTGAAGAGAAGCTGGAAATGGTACAG GGTATAGAGGCAGGTCTGGAAGAAGAGCGGCTGCAAAGGGAGCGACAGGAGACACAGTGGGTCAGTGAGGTAGAGGCTCAGGCTCAGGTCCACAGGGTCAAAACTGAGCTTAAAGCCCAGGAGAGACAGGCTGTCCAGCTGGAGAGCAGCTGTAGAGCTGTGGACCGGTCACTAGTACAAAGCAGCAAGAAACTACAG GACATGCAGCATGAGCTGGAGCAGCTGACCAAGGAGTTGAGGCAAGTTAACCTGCAGCAGTTTATCAAGCAAACCGGCACCAAAGTCACAGTGCTGCCAGCTGAACCCACTGAGGATGAAAGCACCAGCAATACTCATG aTTTAGTTCCCCTGTCTGGCTCACTGAAGCGTCCCGTGTCCTTGCACCCTATGTCCGGTCACCTTCGGGTCCTCCACAGCCCTCTCAGCTCTGGCCTGAACCCAGAGGGGATCTACGTTTGA
- the bhlhe41 gene encoding class E basic helix-loop-helix protein 41 has product MDERIPHLQDRQFMEHADFLGVDYPSLYMCKSKRGIKREDGGKDAYKLPHRLIEKKRRDRINECIGQLKDLLPEHLKLSTLGHLEKAVVLELTLKHLNALTAVTEQQHQKIIALQNGDRSMKSSIHADLEAFHSGFQACAKEVLQYLSQFENWTTREQRCAQLINHLHKVLAQFQSGGLPLQHQLPTGDAQDGQKADSQANCVPVIQRTQGGELNENDTDTDSGYGGEAEKSDSKDKECERNTTEGPKAVKIKQEFGDERAAKKPKMNWSGNGLGGADPTRPDVALMNSLMGITSVGQQTPICMPFYFINPSAAASYMPFFDKSNLEKYMYPAAAALAPPFPWLYPAHASAAAAAAAAAAFPGLSAHFGASSQRKDSLSPDSDGSREAETGSPEEREESPAGDDGNDDVADMSQESKNSPHHQFSACQAS; this is encoded by the exons ATGGATGAAAGAATACCGCATTTACAGGACAGGCAATTTATGGAGCACGCAGATTTCTTGGG GGTGGACTACCCCTCTCTCTACATGTGCAAATCCAAAAGAGGAATCAAACGAGAAGATGGTGGCAAG GACGCATACAAGTTACCACACCGATtgatagagaaaaagagaagagaccGAATCAACGAATGTATTGGCCAGCTGAAGGATTTGTTACCCGAACATCTGAAGCTATCG ACGCTCGGGCATTTGGAGAAAGCAGTTGTCCTGGAGTTAACATTGAAGCATTTAAACGCACTGACTGCTGTCACCGAGCAGCAGCACCAAAAGATCATTGCTTTGCAGAATG GGGACCGGTCGATGAAATCTTCCATTCATGCAGACCTGGAAGCCTTCCACTCCGGGTTCCAAGCCTGTGCCAAAGAGGTCCTGCAGTACCTGAGCCAGTTTGAGAACTGGACGACACGGGAGCAGAGGTGCGCGCAGCTCATCAACCACCTTCACAAGGTGCTGGCGCAGTTCCAGTCCGGCGGGCTGCCTCTCCAACACCAGCTACCCACCGGGGACGCACAAGATGGGCAGAAAGCTGACAGCCAGGCCAACTGTGTCCCGGTCATCCAGAGGACCCAAGGCGGGGAGCTTAACGAGAATGACACAGACACGGACAGTGGATACGGGGGCGAGGCTGAAAAGAGCGATAGCAAAGATAAAGAATGTGAGCGCAATACGACGGAGGGACCCAAGGCGGTGAAGATCAAGCAGGAGTTTGGAGATGAACGCGCTGCCAAAAAACCAAAGATGAACTGGTCTGGGAACGGGTTAGGGGGCGCGGACCCCACCAGGCCCGATGTGGCGCTTATGAACTCTCTGATGGGAATAACCAGTGTAGGACAGCAGACACCCATTTGCATGCCTTTCTACTTTATCAACCCCTCAGCCGCAGCGTCTTATATGCCTTTTTTCGATAAGAGCAATCTCGAAAAGTACATGTATCCAGCTGCGGCTGCTCTTGCACCCCCTTTCCCCTGGCTATACCCCGCACATGCTTCAGCAGCGGCGGCCgcggctgcagctgctgctttcCCCGGCTTGTCTGCGCACTTTGGAGCCTCTTCTCAACGCAAGGACTCCCTCTCTCCAGACAGCGATGGGTCACGCGAGGCTGAGACAGGCTCACCTGAGGAGCGCGAGGAAAGTCCCGCGGGTGACGACGGTAACGATGACGTAGCTGACATGTCCCAGGAGAGCAAGAATAGCCCACACCATCAGTTTTCTGCGTGTCAAGCGAGCTAA
- the sspn gene encoding sarcospan: MRDESPEPMDSHKCRVCRFPLLVAILQLLFGVAITAVAFLMLAISPSLLTRETPHWAGIILCLVSIVGFILYCIDYLPDERSSMQFIIKFLYFVLCAVGLVISVVVMAFAGHHYSQASSFSCDEVEEACICTLNPGDPIARTFTYEGVSDCEVINGTLTLYFLLQIVLNLVQALVCVVGAFIMWKHRYQVFFTGLQIGSPSFQHWQKV; encoded by the exons atGAGAGATGAAAGCCCAGAGCCAATGGACAGCCATAAGTGCAGAGTCTGTCGCTTCCCTTTGCTCGTCGCCATACTACAGCTGCTGTTTGGGGTGGCCATCACAGCTGTGGCCTTCCTTATGTTGGCCATCAGCCCCTCACTCCTGACCAGGGAGACGCCACACTGGGCTGGGATCATT CTGTGTTTGGTCTCCATCGTGGGCTTCATCCTGTACTGTATCGACTACCTCCCTGATGAGAGGTCATCTATGCAATTCATTATCAAG TTCCTGTACTTTGTCCTGTGTGCTGTTGGCCTGGTCATATCAGTTGTGGTTATGGCGTTTGCTGGACACCACTACTCACAGGCCAGTAGCTTCAGCTGTGACGAGGTGGAAGAGGCCTGCATATGCACACTGAACCCAGGGGACCCGATAGCTCGCACCTTCACCTATGAGGGAGTCAGTGACTGTGAGGTGATCAATGGGACACTCACACTCTACTTCCTGCTCCAGATTGTGCTGAACCTGGTTCAAGCGCTCGTCTGTGTTGTTGGTGCCTTCATCATGTGGAAGCACCGCTACCAGGTCTTCTTCACTGGTCTGCAGATTGGCTCTCCCTCCTTCCAGCATTGGCAGAAGGTATAA
- the LOC128358540 gene encoding ras association domain-containing protein 8 isoform X1, with the protein MELKVWVDGVQRVVCGVTEATTCQEVVIALAQAIGRTGRYTLVEKWRDTERHLAPHESPVASLNTWGQYAGDVQLILHRTGPSLTERPPSEGPPLRGPERGLHRQSLPPLAKLRHPNDRSLRRREPRRKSLTFTGAPRGLREILGGGRVGEAEAKRRLLGNSGNHHHAGAAIGSASPGLWACRMEDLVRLVGLQRETLNVLEKKLGAYEAELQAWAEGRGGRGLGCGGDPGGGGGLIDEILRLEKHLRKNEVEMEEEEFWATELQIEIESERQLEERLQELRGRLQDCELEIEEKLEMVQGIEAGLEEERLQRERQETQWVSEVEAQAQVHRVKTELKAQERQAVQLESSCRAVDRSLVQSSKKLQDMQHELEQLTKELRQVNLQQFIKQTGTKVTVLPAEPTEDESTSNTHGIDLVPLSGSLKRPVSLHPMSGHLRVLHSPLSSGLNPEGIYV; encoded by the exons ATGGAGCTCAAGGTCTGGGTGGATGGAGTCCAGAGGGTCGTCTGTGGGGTCACCGAGGCAACCACCTGCCAGGAAGTGGTGATTGCTCTGGCTCAGGCCATAG GTCGCACTGGGAGATACACTCTTGTAGAAAAATGGCGAGACACTGAGCGTCACCTAGCCCCTCATGAGAGCCCTGTTGCTTCTCTCAACACATGGGGCCAGTATGCTGGTGACGTCCAGCTGATCTTGCACCGCACAGGCCCTTCCTTGACTGAACGGCCCCCCTCAGAAGGACCTCCTCTCAGGGGCCCTGAACGTGGGCTGCATCGGCAGAGCCTCCCTCCCCTTGCAAAGCTTCGGCATCCCAATGATCGCTCCCTCCGCCGCCGCGAGCCGCGTCGCAAGTCTCTCACATTCACCGGTGCACCCAGAGGTCTCAGGGAGATACTGGGTGGAGGACGGGTTGGAGAGGCAGAAGCCAAACGAAGACTTCTGGGAAACAGTGGAAATCACCACCATGCAGGAGCAGCCATTGGGTCTGCATCCCCTGGCCTGTGGGCCTGTCGCATGGAGGATTTGGTTAGACTGGTCGGTCTACAGAGAGAGACTCTGAATGTCCTGGAGAAGAAGCTGGGAGCTTATGAGGCTGAGCTCCAGGCCTGGGCCGAGGGGCGAGGAGGGCGAGGCTTAGGGTGCGGTGGGGAcccaggtggaggtggagggctGATAGACGAGATACTGAGGCTGGAGAAGCACCTCAGGAAGAACGaggtggagatggaggaggaggagttttgggccactgagctgcagattgagatagagagtgagagacagctGGAGGAAAGGCTGCAGGAGCTACGTGGTCGTCTGCAGGACTGTGAGCTAGAGATTGAAGAGAAGCTGGAAATGGTACAG GGTATAGAGGCAGGTCTGGAAGAAGAGCGGCTGCAAAGGGAGCGACAGGAGACACAGTGGGTCAGTGAGGTAGAGGCTCAGGCTCAGGTCCACAGGGTCAAAACTGAGCTTAAAGCCCAGGAGAGACAGGCTGTCCAGCTGGAGAGCAGCTGTAGAGCTGTGGACCGGTCACTAGTACAAAGCAGCAAGAAACTACAG GACATGCAGCATGAGCTGGAGCAGCTGACCAAGGAGTTGAGGCAAGTTAACCTGCAGCAGTTTATCAAGCAAACCGGCACCAAAGTCACAGTGCTGCCAGCTGAACCCACTGAGGATGAAAGCACCAGCAATACTCATGGTATAG aTTTAGTTCCCCTGTCTGGCTCACTGAAGCGTCCCGTGTCCTTGCACCCTATGTCCGGTCACCTTCGGGTCCTCCACAGCCCTCTCAGCTCTGGCCTGAACCCAGAGGGGATCTACGTTTGA
- the kras gene encoding GTPase KRas isoform X1: MTEYKLVVVGAGGVGKSALTIQLIQNHFVDEYDPTIEDSYRKQVVIDGETCLLDILDTAGQEEYSAMRDQYMRTGEGFLCVFAINNTKSFEDIHHYREQIKRVKDSEDVPMVLVGNKCDLPSRTVDTKQAQDLARSYGIPFIETSAKTRQRVEDAFYTLVREIRLYRLNKLSKEEKTPRCVKLKKCVVM; encoded by the exons ATGACAGAATATAAGCTGGTAGTGGTGGGAGCTGGTGGTGTTGGCAAGAGCGCACTTACTATTCAGCTCATCCAGAATCACTTTGTGGATGAATATGACCCCACCATCGAG GACTCTTACAGAAAGCAGGTAGTGATCGATGGGGAGACGTGTCTGCTGGACATCCTGGACACTGCAGGTCAGGAGGAGTACAGCGCTATGAGGGATCAGTACATGAGGACAGGAGAGGGCTTCCTCTGTGTCTTTGCCATCAACAACACCAAGTCCTTCGAGGACATTCACCACTATAG AGAACAGATTAAGCGGGTGAAGGACTCTGAGGACGTCCCCATGGTGTTGGTGGGGAACAAGTGTGACCTCCCGTCCCGGACAGTGGACACCAAGCAGGCTCAGGACTTAGCACGCAGCTACGGCATTCCCTTTATTGAGACCTCAGCCAAAACCAGACAG AGAGTGGAAGATGCCTTTTACACTCTGGTACGGGAGATCAGGCTGTACCGGCTCAATAAGCTCAGCAAGGAAGAAAAGACTCCGCGCTGTGTCAAGCTTAAAAAGTGTGTTGTGATGTGA
- the kras gene encoding GTPase KRas isoform X2, whose amino-acid sequence MTEYKLVVVGAGGVGKSALTIQLIQNHFVDEYDPTIEDSYRKQVVIDGETCLLDILDTAGQEEYSAMRDQYMRTGEGFLCVFAINNTKSFEDIHHYREQIKRVKDSEDVPMVLVGNKCDLPSRTVDTKQAQDLARSYGIPFIETSAKTRQGVDDAFYTLVREIRKHKEKMSKEGKKKKKKSKTKCTLM is encoded by the exons ATGACAGAATATAAGCTGGTAGTGGTGGGAGCTGGTGGTGTTGGCAAGAGCGCACTTACTATTCAGCTCATCCAGAATCACTTTGTGGATGAATATGACCCCACCATCGAG GACTCTTACAGAAAGCAGGTAGTGATCGATGGGGAGACGTGTCTGCTGGACATCCTGGACACTGCAGGTCAGGAGGAGTACAGCGCTATGAGGGATCAGTACATGAGGACAGGAGAGGGCTTCCTCTGTGTCTTTGCCATCAACAACACCAAGTCCTTCGAGGACATTCACCACTATAG AGAACAGATTAAGCGGGTGAAGGACTCTGAGGACGTCCCCATGGTGTTGGTGGGGAACAAGTGTGACCTCCCGTCCCGGACAGTGGACACCAAGCAGGCTCAGGACTTAGCACGCAGCTACGGCATTCCCTTTATTGAGACCTCAGCCAAAACCAGACAG gGCGTTGATGATGCCTTTTACACATTAGTGCGAGAAATCCGGAAGCATAAGGAGAAGATGAGCAAGGAgggcaaaaagaagaaaaagaagtccAAGACAAAGTGTACACTTATGTGA